One Amorphoplanes digitatis genomic window carries:
- a CDS encoding GNAT family N-acetyltransferase — translation MTAIVETDGHGVDALTADGGIVTLRPVRPTDRSALATLYDTASPDDLRLRFFAQPGSTALAAEVDRLCLPETDKHLAVLAFEGDDLVGVASCERTGRRAEFALFVAEPQRDRGIGTLLLEHLAYRAHRCGIKELVGEVLPGNTRMLRVARGLTSHAWSRFDYGVVDVGFDIDIDDATQLTIDSRDRTAERASLRALLSPASVAVVGAGHRPGGVGRETLLALRDYHFAGNLYAVNRTGSDVDDVAGYRSVKELPGPVDLLVIAVPADEVPGVLADAGAVGVRGAVILSSGLGEAGPDGVRRQQEVLRLARAHGIRLVGPNCLGVINTDPGVRLDASFAPAPPPPGGLAVASQSGAVGIALLENAIRTGPGISTFVSLGNKADVSGNDLIAYWYDDPATTAVALYLESFGNPRKFARTVRALARRKPVLAIKSGRSDAGQRAGASHTAAAAAPAATVDALFAQAGVVRPANLGDLMDAARILTDQPLPTGRRLAVIGNAGGLNVLAADAAETAGLTVPALSPATRLLLDQAAPGAASLDNPIDLGAGASPAAFAAVTATVADSGEADAVLLVIIGTRANRPDEILSALAPVVDAHPDLTVAVTLAGCAETPARFGVRGAPVYDVPERAVRALGHAATYAHWRRQPLGRRPDLAGIDAASARTEVDQALQEGAGWLPYSRTARILTAYGIPILPAVTVANADAAVDAADQAGYPVVLKSADPDLVHKTDTGGVRTGLTDPAAVRAAFPAVAAAGRPGAGILVQKQIDEPLELYTGVVHDPLFGSVIVLGLGGVRTDLLSDRSLRLVPLTDLDAGRMWRDLRSAPLLTGFRGAPPVDTAALEDLLLRLGRLAEDLPEIAELDLNPVLAGPGGVIAVDAKLRLAPVGTEPDPTLRRLRAADSS, via the coding sequence GTGACCGCCATCGTCGAGACGGACGGCCACGGCGTGGACGCGCTCACCGCCGACGGCGGGATCGTCACCCTCCGGCCCGTCCGCCCCACCGACCGCAGCGCACTCGCCACGCTGTACGACACGGCCTCGCCGGACGACCTACGCCTGCGGTTCTTCGCCCAGCCCGGGTCCACTGCCCTGGCCGCCGAGGTGGACCGGTTGTGCCTACCGGAAACCGACAAGCACCTCGCGGTCCTCGCATTCGAGGGCGACGACCTCGTCGGCGTCGCCTCCTGCGAGCGAACCGGCCGCCGCGCCGAGTTCGCACTCTTCGTCGCCGAGCCACAACGGGACCGCGGCATCGGCACCCTCCTGCTGGAACACCTGGCCTATCGGGCCCACCGGTGCGGCATCAAAGAACTGGTCGGCGAAGTACTGCCGGGCAATACCCGGATGCTGCGCGTCGCCCGAGGCCTGACCTCCCACGCCTGGTCCCGGTTCGACTACGGCGTCGTCGACGTCGGATTCGACATCGACATCGACGACGCGACACAGCTCACCATCGACAGCCGGGACCGCACCGCAGAACGCGCCTCGCTGCGCGCCCTGCTCTCGCCCGCCTCGGTCGCGGTGGTCGGCGCCGGCCACCGCCCAGGCGGCGTCGGCCGGGAGACCCTGCTCGCACTGCGCGACTACCACTTCGCCGGCAACCTGTACGCCGTCAACCGCACCGGTTCCGACGTGGACGATGTCGCCGGCTACCGCTCGGTCAAGGAGCTGCCCGGGCCGGTCGACCTGCTGGTCATCGCGGTGCCCGCTGACGAGGTGCCGGGCGTCCTCGCCGACGCGGGCGCCGTCGGCGTCCGGGGCGCCGTCATTCTTAGCTCCGGGCTCGGTGAAGCCGGACCGGACGGCGTTCGCCGCCAGCAGGAGGTGCTCCGGCTGGCTCGCGCCCACGGCATCCGCTTGGTCGGACCCAACTGCCTCGGCGTGATCAACACCGATCCGGGCGTGCGGCTCGACGCCAGCTTCGCCCCCGCGCCTCCACCGCCGGGCGGGCTCGCGGTCGCGTCGCAGTCCGGCGCTGTCGGCATTGCCCTGCTGGAGAACGCCATCCGCACCGGGCCGGGTATCTCCACCTTCGTCTCGCTGGGCAACAAGGCCGACGTCAGCGGCAACGACCTCATCGCCTACTGGTACGACGACCCCGCCACCACGGCCGTCGCGCTCTACCTCGAGTCATTCGGCAACCCCCGCAAGTTCGCCCGTACCGTCCGGGCCCTCGCCCGCCGCAAGCCGGTCCTGGCGATCAAGAGCGGACGCTCCGACGCGGGACAGCGGGCCGGCGCCTCGCACACCGCGGCCGCGGCCGCGCCGGCCGCGACCGTCGACGCGCTGTTCGCCCAGGCCGGTGTCGTCCGCCCGGCGAACCTCGGCGACCTGATGGACGCGGCGCGGATCCTCACCGATCAGCCCTTGCCCACCGGACGGCGCCTTGCCGTCATCGGCAACGCGGGCGGCCTCAACGTGCTCGCCGCCGACGCCGCGGAGACCGCCGGGCTCACCGTGCCCGCGCTGAGCCCCGCGACCCGCCTGCTCCTCGACCAGGCCGCACCGGGTGCCGCGAGCCTCGACAATCCGATCGACCTCGGCGCCGGCGCGTCACCGGCAGCGTTCGCTGCGGTGACCGCCACCGTCGCGGACAGCGGCGAGGCCGACGCGGTGCTCCTGGTCATCATCGGAACACGGGCCAACCGACCCGACGAGATCCTGTCCGCGCTCGCACCCGTCGTGGACGCGCATCCCGACCTGACCGTCGCGGTGACCCTCGCCGGCTGCGCGGAAACCCCGGCCAGGTTCGGCGTACGCGGAGCTCCGGTCTACGACGTCCCGGAACGGGCGGTGCGGGCGCTCGGCCACGCCGCGACGTACGCGCACTGGCGCCGCCAACCGCTCGGCCGCCGCCCGGACCTCGCCGGCATCGACGCCGCGTCAGCGCGTACCGAGGTCGACCAGGCCCTGCAGGAAGGCGCCGGATGGCTGCCCTACAGCCGGACAGCGCGGATCCTCACGGCCTACGGAATCCCCATCCTGCCCGCAGTGACCGTCGCGAACGCCGACGCCGCGGTCGACGCCGCGGATCAGGCCGGCTACCCCGTGGTGCTCAAATCCGCGGACCCCGACCTCGTCCACAAGACCGACACCGGCGGCGTGCGAACCGGGCTGACCGACCCGGCCGCGGTGCGGGCCGCGTTCCCGGCCGTCGCCGCCGCCGGCCGGCCCGGCGCCGGCATCCTGGTGCAGAAACAGATCGACGAGCCCCTCGAGCTGTACACCGGCGTCGTCCACGACCCGCTGTTCGGCTCCGTGATCGTGCTCGGCCTCGGCGGCGTCCGCACCGACCTGCTCAGTGACCGCAGCCTGCGGCTGGTCCCGCTCACCGACCTCGACGCCGGGCGAATGTGGCGTGACCTGCGCTCGGCGCCCCTGCTCACCGGCTTCCGCGGCGCCCCGCCGGTGGACACGGCAGCACTCGAGGACCTGCTGCTACGGCTCGGCCGCCTCGCCGAAGACCTGCCCGAGATCGCCGAGCTGGACCTCAACCCGGTACTCGCCGGCCCTGGAGGTGTCATCGCGGTGGACGCCAAACTGCGGCTCGCGCCGGTCGGCACCGAGCCGGACCCGACGCTGCGCCGGCTCCGCGCCGCGGACAGCTCCTGA
- a CDS encoding rhodanese-like domain-containing protein — MSTAMPDLTELAATAPAGPEHLPGAVNLPGRLSAELAARLAPDRARTVITYCSGPSCGRSKVAAAGFIRLGYADVRVYHGGKADRAAAGLPFAHIGRPDGEPT; from the coding sequence ATGAGCACCGCGATGCCGGACCTGACCGAGCTTGCCGCCACCGCGCCCGCCGGGCCGGAGCACCTCCCGGGCGCGGTGAACCTGCCCGGCCGGCTGTCAGCGGAGCTCGCCGCCCGGCTCGCCCCGGACCGGGCGCGGACCGTGATCACCTACTGCTCCGGCCCGTCGTGCGGCCGATCCAAGGTCGCCGCCGCGGGGTTCATCCGGCTCGGCTATGCCGACGTGCGCGTCTACCACGGCGGCAAGGCCGACCGGGCTGCGGCAGGACTCCCGTTCGCTCACATCGGCCGCCCAGACGGAGAACCCACATGA
- a CDS encoding potassium transporter Kup, producing the protein MRAEPSTTPTVRPAGGRETVRAAAVFGALGVVFGDIGTSPIYTIQTVFNPADPHPVPVTTANVYGVVSLIFWSVMIIVSLTYVTLVMRVNNDGEGGIMALIAMLRRWGGTGGRRGAGILAAAGVFGAALFFGDSMITPAISVLSAVEGVKVVQPGLEDLIVPATAIIIVVLFAFQRRGTAAVGRLFGPVMIAWFLAIGACGITGIAGNPAILKALSPTYAVTFLAGHFGVAFFALAAVVLAVTGAEALYADMGHFGRRAITRGWFLLVLPACVLSYLGQGALILDDPQHISSPFFLLAPGWARLPMVLLATAATVIASQAVITGAYSVASQAAQLGYLPRLRIAHTSESTIGQIYVPWINWLLMVSVLTLVFAFRSSAALAYAFGMAVIATITITTLLFFYLARVHWHTPRWLVGIGGGALLAIDLLFLAANLTKLVHGAWLPLLIGLTAFTVMTTWQKGRQVVTRERERAEGPLSAFIERLRDNKPPLARIPGTAVFLNRGKQTAPLALRANVEHNQILHSQILIVSIQTLPMPHVPDTQRIQVDNLGHAGDGIIHVSAQFGYMDTPDVPAALRLLDPEETEGPISLDDASYFLSKIELAKGPTHTMAAWRKRLFIATSHITADAAEFLGLPRERTVIMGSRIDV; encoded by the coding sequence GTGCGCGCGGAGCCCTCGACCACGCCGACGGTGCGCCCGGCCGGTGGCCGCGAGACGGTACGAGCCGCCGCGGTGTTCGGCGCGCTGGGCGTCGTGTTCGGCGATATCGGCACGAGCCCGATCTACACGATCCAGACCGTCTTCAACCCCGCCGACCCTCATCCGGTCCCGGTGACCACGGCCAACGTGTACGGCGTCGTGTCACTGATCTTCTGGTCGGTAATGATCATCGTGTCGTTGACCTACGTGACGCTGGTGATGCGGGTGAACAACGACGGTGAGGGCGGCATCATGGCGCTGATCGCCATGCTGCGGCGCTGGGGCGGCACCGGGGGCCGCCGAGGCGCCGGGATCCTGGCCGCGGCCGGGGTCTTCGGTGCGGCGCTGTTCTTCGGCGACAGCATGATCACCCCGGCCATCTCGGTGTTGTCCGCGGTGGAAGGCGTCAAGGTCGTCCAACCGGGCCTGGAAGACCTGATCGTTCCCGCCACCGCGATAATCATCGTGGTGCTGTTCGCCTTCCAACGCCGCGGCACGGCCGCCGTCGGCAGGCTGTTCGGCCCGGTGATGATCGCCTGGTTCCTCGCCATCGGCGCCTGCGGCATCACGGGCATCGCCGGCAACCCCGCCATCCTGAAGGCGCTGTCGCCCACGTACGCGGTCACCTTCCTGGCCGGCCACTTCGGGGTGGCCTTCTTCGCGCTCGCCGCGGTCGTGCTCGCGGTCACCGGCGCCGAAGCGCTGTACGCCGACATGGGCCACTTCGGCCGCCGCGCGATCACCCGCGGCTGGTTCCTGCTGGTCCTGCCCGCCTGCGTGCTGAGCTACCTCGGGCAGGGCGCGCTGATCCTCGACGACCCGCAGCACATCAGCAGCCCGTTCTTCCTGCTCGCACCCGGCTGGGCACGCCTGCCGATGGTCCTGCTGGCGACCGCGGCGACGGTCATCGCCTCCCAGGCGGTGATCACCGGCGCCTACTCGGTGGCGTCGCAGGCCGCCCAACTCGGCTACCTGCCGCGACTACGGATCGCGCACACCTCGGAGTCGACCATCGGCCAGATCTACGTGCCGTGGATCAACTGGCTGCTGATGGTCTCGGTCCTCACCCTCGTCTTCGCCTTCCGCAGCTCAGCCGCGCTGGCGTACGCGTTCGGCATGGCCGTGATCGCGACCATCACCATCACCACCCTGCTGTTCTTCTACCTCGCCAGGGTCCACTGGCACACCCCACGATGGCTGGTCGGCATCGGCGGAGGCGCACTGCTCGCGATCGACCTGCTCTTCCTGGCCGCGAACCTGACCAAGCTCGTGCACGGCGCATGGTTGCCCCTGCTCATCGGCCTGACCGCCTTCACCGTGATGACCACCTGGCAGAAGGGCCGGCAGGTCGTCACCCGTGAACGCGAACGGGCTGAGGGTCCCCTGAGCGCGTTCATCGAACGGCTACGCGACAACAAGCCGCCACTGGCACGCATCCCGGGAACCGCGGTCTTCCTCAACCGCGGCAAACAGACCGCACCGCTGGCGCTGCGCGCCAACGTCGAACACAACCAGATCCTGCACAGCCAGATCCTCATCGTCTCGATCCAGACCCTGCCCATGCCCCACGTACCCGACACGCAACGGATCCAGGTCGACAACCTGGGCCACGCCGGCGACGGGATCATCCACGTCAGCGCCCAATTCGGCTACATGGACACCCCGGACGTCCCCGCGGCGCTGCGGCTGCTCGACCCCGAAGAGACCGAGGGACCGATCTCGCTCGACGACGCGTCCTACTTCCTGTCGAAGATCGAGCTCGCCAAGGGCCCCACGCACACCATGGCGGCCTGGCGTAAGCGGCTGTTCATCGCCACCTCCCACATCACGGCCGACGCGGCCGAGTTCCTCGGCCTGCCCCGCGAACGGACGGTGATCATGGGATCCCGGATCGACGTATAG
- a CDS encoding amino acid transporter, translating to MNTSQEPLPPSLGRFRVTVATRPPTERNGLRDWLLRGLNDRAQHHQGPHAQPEHEKPHSWWRVMCLTGVDYFSTLGYQPGIAALAAGVLSPIATLILVLVTLLGALPVYRRVAADSPHGEGSIAMLVRLLSFWKGKLFVLVLLGFAATDFIITITLSAADATAHVDENPFWPSSLKGHEVIVTLVLVALLGAVFLKGFTEAIGIAVGLVGIYLALNVAVIGDGLFRVVTHPDQVGDWTTALTTQHGNPLVMVGIALLVFPKLALGLSGFETGVAVMPHVKGDPGETPQNPVGRIRGAKRLLSTAAGIMSVFLITSSIVTTVLIPQQAFEPGGEANGRALAYLAHENLGNVFGTVYDLSTIAILWFAGASAMAGLLNLVPRYLPKFGMAPSWSRAVRPMVLVFTGTAFLITIIFDADVDAQGGAYATGVLVLITSAATAVTLSARRRRQHGRTVAFAVIALIFTYTTIANVAERPDGVKIAGCFIAGILLVSLLSRLYRAFELRVTHFEADSVAQTFLRECGRRKIRLIANEPDSRDAREYSAKIAQILADNDMADDRDVIFVEVTVTDASDFETELHLKGEVLHHRYRILSVQSSSVPSAIAALLLYIRDTTGRRPHIYFEWTEGNPAANFLRYLIFGQGEVAPVTREMLRQAEPDRNRRPHIHVG from the coding sequence ATGAATACTTCTCAGGAACCCCTGCCACCATCCCTTGGGAGATTTCGCGTGACCGTTGCCACCCGTCCGCCAACCGAGCGCAACGGGCTGCGTGACTGGCTGCTGAGGGGCCTCAACGACCGCGCGCAGCACCACCAGGGCCCGCACGCCCAGCCCGAGCACGAAAAGCCGCATTCCTGGTGGCGGGTGATGTGCCTGACGGGCGTGGACTACTTCTCCACGCTGGGCTACCAGCCCGGCATCGCCGCGCTCGCCGCCGGGGTGCTCTCCCCGATCGCCACCCTGATCCTGGTCCTGGTCACGCTGCTGGGTGCGCTGCCGGTCTACCGCCGGGTCGCGGCGGACAGCCCGCACGGCGAGGGCTCGATCGCGATGCTCGTGCGGCTGCTCTCCTTCTGGAAGGGCAAGCTGTTCGTCCTGGTCCTGCTCGGCTTCGCCGCCACCGACTTCATCATCACCATCACCCTGTCCGCGGCCGACGCCACCGCCCACGTCGACGAGAACCCGTTCTGGCCTTCCTCGTTGAAGGGCCACGAGGTGATCGTCACGCTCGTGCTCGTCGCGCTCCTGGGTGCCGTCTTCCTGAAGGGCTTCACCGAGGCCATCGGCATCGCCGTCGGCCTCGTCGGCATCTACCTGGCGCTCAACGTCGCCGTCATCGGCGACGGCCTGTTCCGTGTGGTCACGCACCCCGACCAGGTCGGTGACTGGACCACCGCGCTGACCACGCAGCACGGCAATCCCCTGGTGATGGTCGGCATAGCCCTGCTCGTCTTCCCGAAACTCGCGCTGGGCCTGTCCGGCTTCGAGACCGGCGTCGCCGTCATGCCGCACGTCAAGGGCGACCCCGGCGAAACCCCACAGAACCCCGTCGGGCGGATCCGCGGCGCCAAGCGGCTGCTCAGCACCGCCGCCGGCATCATGAGCGTCTTCCTGATCACCAGCAGCATCGTGACCACCGTGCTGATCCCGCAGCAGGCCTTCGAGCCCGGCGGTGAGGCCAACGGCCGCGCCCTGGCATACCTGGCCCACGAGAACCTGGGCAACGTCTTCGGCACCGTCTACGACCTGTCGACCATCGCGATCCTCTGGTTCGCCGGCGCGTCGGCGATGGCCGGGCTGCTCAACCTGGTCCCCCGCTACCTGCCGAAGTTCGGCATGGCACCGTCCTGGTCCCGGGCGGTACGCCCGATGGTGCTGGTCTTCACCGGCACCGCGTTCCTGATCACGATCATCTTCGACGCGGACGTCGACGCACAGGGCGGCGCCTACGCCACTGGCGTCCTGGTACTCATCACCTCCGCGGCCACGGCGGTCACTCTCTCCGCACGCCGCAGGCGCCAGCACGGCCGGACGGTCGCATTCGCGGTGATCGCGCTGATCTTCACCTACACGACGATCGCGAACGTCGCGGAACGTCCCGACGGCGTCAAGATCGCCGGGTGTTTCATCGCCGGCATCCTGCTCGTCTCGCTGCTCTCGCGCCTGTACCGGGCCTTCGAGTTGCGCGTCACCCACTTCGAGGCGGACTCCGTCGCGCAGACCTTCCTGCGTGAGTGCGGCCGGCGCAAGATCAGGCTCATCGCCAACGAGCCGGACAGCCGCGACGCCCGCGAGTACAGCGCCAAGATCGCCCAGATCCTCGCCGACAACGACATGGCCGACGACCGGGACGTCATCTTCGTCGAGGTCACCGTCACCGACGCCTCGGACTTCGAGACGGAGCTGCACCTCAAGGGCGAGGTGCTGCACCACCGCTACCGCATCCTCTCCGTGCAGAGTTCCTCGGTGCCCAGCGCCATCGCCGCCCTGCTGCTCTACATCCGCGACACGACCGGCCGCCGCCCGCACATCTACTTCGAGTGGACCGAGGGCAACCCGGCCGCCAACTTCCTGCGCTATCTGATCTTCGGTCAGGGCGAGGTCGCCCCCGTCACCCGCGAGATGCTGCGCCAGGCCGAACCCGACCGCAACCGCCGGCCCCACATCCACGTCGGCTGA
- a CDS encoding SDR family NAD(P)-dependent oxidoreductase — MPHPRIAVVTGGSRGIGRQVCRELARRGTYVIVHAPAPDEAHAAVAGLIRDGADPGLLRAASADFRRLDDVFSLAGHLERRHGRIDLLVNNAGTLVPAGLTGDGIDANLQINYVAPYALTRLLAPALNTAAGRIVTLADAVHRDGRLDLDEPGRGAGRPVEAYAGAQLALVLFTRMLARTAERRVTAVAVHPGIVDTGSFTAVHGAGGLPVADGAAHVLRAADPDTDVVDGGYYEGILAADPAPQARDDTAARRLWSATARLLGWDYTAARIPPVRAGVSAASTSVIPASTARINVFPRVTDGEHRQDMNSFSVSSGWVR, encoded by the coding sequence ATGCCGCACCCGCGTATCGCCGTGGTCACCGGCGGATCCCGTGGCATCGGCCGCCAGGTCTGCCGGGAACTTGCCCGCCGGGGCACCTACGTCATCGTGCACGCGCCGGCGCCCGACGAGGCGCACGCCGCCGTCGCCGGGCTCATCCGCGACGGCGCCGACCCCGGACTGCTCCGGGCCGCGAGCGCGGACTTTCGCCGGCTCGACGACGTGTTCTCGTTGGCCGGTCACCTCGAACGCCGGCATGGCCGGATCGACCTGCTGGTCAACAACGCCGGGACCCTCGTGCCCGCCGGTCTGACCGGTGACGGCATCGACGCCAACCTCCAGATCAACTACGTCGCCCCGTACGCGTTGACCCGGCTGCTGGCCCCGGCGCTGAACACCGCCGCCGGGCGGATCGTGACGCTCGCCGATGCCGTACACCGCGACGGGCGGCTCGACCTCGACGAGCCGGGCCGCGGCGCGGGCCGGCCGGTCGAGGCCTACGCCGGGGCCCAGCTGGCGCTGGTGTTGTTCACCCGGATGCTCGCGCGGACCGCAGAGCGGCGTGTCACCGCGGTCGCGGTGCATCCGGGCATCGTGGACACCGGCTCTTTCACGGCCGTGCACGGCGCCGGTGGCCTGCCGGTGGCCGACGGCGCCGCGCATGTGCTGCGCGCCGCCGACCCCGACACCGACGTGGTCGACGGCGGCTACTACGAGGGCATCCTGGCGGCCGACCCGGCGCCGCAGGCCCGTGACGACACGGCGGCGAGGCGGTTGTGGTCCGCGACCGCACGCCTGCTGGGGTGGGACTACACCGCCGCCCGGATCCCGCCGGTACGTGCCGGCGTATCCGCGGCGTCAACATCGGTGATCCCCGCGTCAACGGCGCGTATCAACGTCTTCCCGCGAGTCACCGACGGCGAGCATCGTCAAGACATGAACTCATTTTCCGTTTCGTCGGGGTGGGTGCGATGA
- a CDS encoding Lrp/AsnC ligand binding domain-containing protein yields the protein MTLHIEVPSGDGARHEAIVGLRLKTTVAGSHLLEHLRAQRFVVAAWWIAADIDAVVLLAAPSMRELHRAVDDLSLLGGAMETSTHMVLRQIALQPQ from the coding sequence ATGACCCTGCACATCGAGGTACCGTCCGGCGACGGGGCCCGGCACGAGGCCATCGTCGGCCTGCGGCTCAAGACGACCGTGGCGGGCAGTCACCTGCTCGAGCACCTGCGCGCCCAGCGTTTCGTGGTGGCGGCCTGGTGGATCGCCGCCGACATCGACGCGGTGGTGCTGCTGGCCGCGCCGAGCATGCGCGAACTGCACCGGGCGGTCGACGACCTGAGCCTGCTGGGCGGTGCGATGGAAACCTCCACGCACATGGTGTTGCGCCAGATAGCCCTGCAGCCTCAGTGA